Genomic DNA from Pseudobacteroides sp.:
TATAATAAAGAAAGATGCAGGAATAGGCCTTGGCAATTTTGACGGATTGCATTTAGGCCATATGGCATTAATAAATACCCTTATAAATGAGTCCAAGTCATTAGGAATTAATTCTATTGTTTATACTTTTTCCAAGCATCCCGAGAACATACTGAGAAAAAAGCTTAACACGCCTATTATAACAACCATAAATAAAAAGATTGAGATTCTTGGAGGTACGGAGCTTGACTACCTTTATTTTGATGACTTCGATGAAGCCTTTTCCAGAATGAAACCTGAAGATTTTATCAATGATATTCTTTATCGCAAGTTAAAGGTTAAGCTGGCAGTATCAGGCTATGATTACAGATTCGGTTATAAGGGACAGGGGGATGTGGAGCTCCTTAAGGAAGCAGGAAAGGAGTATGGCTTTAATGTTATAGTTATACCGCCTGTCAAGATAGAAGAGGAAACAGTAAGCAGCACATCCATAAGACGTCTTATTGCCAAGGGGAATGTGGAAAAAGCCAGTGAATTGCTTGGCAGATGCTTCTCTATTTCAGGAACTGTAAAAAAAGGAAGACGCATCGGTAATACAATTGGATTTCCAACAGCAAACATTGCTGGTCCTGAAAACATAATATTGCCCCACACAGGGGTTTACATAACAAGAACGCTTATTGAAAACAGTATATACAATAGTGTCACAAGCGTAGGGGTCAATCCTACTTTCAAGGAAAATCTCCCCGTAAGTATTGAAACTTATATTATGGATTTTAATAAAGACATATACGATAAAGAGATTGAAGTAACTTTTATAAAACAGCTCAGAAATGAAAAGAATTTCGGCAGTGTAGATGAGCTTGTCAGGCAGATAAAAAATGACGTGTCTGTTGCTAGGTTGTATTTTGAAAGCCAGAAAAATGATTACTGACTAACATAGTTGGTATACAATCAAAAAGGTTGCAAAAATCACTTAGTTATATTGTTATTTTTTAGATTTTTTACCGATTGTCTTTCAATTATCTCTGCAGAAAGCAGTATTTTTTCCTTGGGTCCGTTTGGGGAATTTATTCTCTCTATCAGCTTCTGGACAGCCTTTGCACCCATATGTTCCTTGTGAACATTTAAAGTGGTGAGCCTTGGAGAAAAGGTATGAGATGAATCAATGTTATCAAAGCTTATAATGGAAATATCGGAGGGTACCTTATATCCCATAACATTAAGAGCTTTTATCATTGAAATTGCCTCATGGTCATTGCAACAGAAAAAAGCAGTGGGCATCGAAGGCAGTTTTTTCATTTCATCAACTGCGTTATCAAGACCTTCGTTTATAACTACGCCAATGCACTTATCTGTTATGAGATAATCGGGATTGACCCTAATATTATTGATATCAAGTGCTTTTAAAAAACCCATATACCTGTCGTAAAAGCTTACTGCAGCCTTTATATCACCCGAAAATCCCAATTGGGTGTGACCTTGTTTTATAAGATATTCTGTGGCTATGTAGCCGCAGTTCTGATTATCACTAAGCACATAGTCTATATAGATATCCTCATAATAGTGATCCACCATGACCATAGGTATTTTTAGGGAGTTAAGTATATTTGCAGTATTTCTTTGAACACGTCCGATTGTAATTACTCCTGAAACAAGCCCTTCATTAATACACATTGGGACTTCAAAATTCTCATCACTATCATCATACACATGCAACATAAGGTTGAGGCTATTCTTTTTTGCTTCCGATTCAATCCCAAGCTGAATAAAAGCAAAAAATCCTGTCGTATCATAGGTGCTTTTTGATTGTAATAGGCATATATTCTTTAAAGGAGTTTTTTTTCCGTCAATGCTCCGAGCATCTTTTTTATATCTATATCCCAACTGTTTCGCAGTTTCTAAAACCGATTTTCTTGTTTTCTCACTGATACCGGGCATATTCCTAAAAACCAGAGAAACAGTATTTTTAGTTATTCCTAATTTAGCTGCAATATCCTCCATGCTTACCTTACCTTGCATAATTCCTCCAATAAACTATATAATACCACTGCGATATATCATAACTTTATAATGGTATTATACTCTATTAATTTGATTTTAGAAAGAACTATATTTAAAGTGTTTTGGATTAGATTACTAATTTTTTATCTAAAATAAGAATCGGTATAAGTTGAAAGTTTTTAATTAGAAATATATACTTAAAGATAATGAATAATGAAATGAAAACTTTAGCACTTTAATTTTAAATATGATAGTGAGGAATTAGTAGAACTATGACAGGAGAGAATGTTTGCATCCAGATAAGAATTACCGGAATTGTTCAGGGAGTTGGGTTTAGACCATTTGTCCTCAAGCTTGCAAAGGCTCTTTCCATAAATGGTTTTGTTAATAATGTAGATAGCAGCGTAATTATTGTTGGAGAGGGAAATAAATTCCATATTGATGAGTTTTGTAAGAGGCTAAAAACAGATACTCCAAAAAACTCATGGATTAAGGAGTTTATTGTTAAAGAACATGATATTTTCGGATATAAGGGTTTTATTATTATAGAAAGCAGTACTCAGGGAGAGAGGAATACTTATATTTCTCCCGATGTATCTGTTTGCAGCGATTGTAGGGAGGAGTTTTTCAACAGCAGTGGTAAGAGATATTTATATCCCTTCATAAACTGTACTAATTGCGGACCAAGGTTTACCATAATTGAAGGAACACCTTATGATAGAGATAAAACAACAATGAAAAAGTTTACCATGTGTCCTTCTTGTTTCAGGGAATATAATGATATCGATGACAGAAGGTATCATGCACAGCCCATATCATGCCCTCAATGCGGCCCTACAGTCAAGCTGTATGACAGTACTGGAAAATCCGTTAATGGTGTAGATGTATTTTCGTTCTGTAGCAATAAAATTTCCCAAGGTAAGATTTTAGCAGTAAAAGGCATCGGAGGATACCACCTGGCTTGTGATGCATTAAACGATGAGGCTGTAAGTAGGCTCAGGAAAAGAAAAATCAGGGATGAAAAGCCTTTTGCCGTAATGGTAAAAGATTATGAGACGGCGTTAAGATACTGTCATATAAGTCCATTTGAAAAAGAATTATTGCAATCAAAGGAAGCACCTATAGTTCTTTTAAAATTAAGGGAAAATGTCATACTACCCCGGACAATAGCACCTGGAAATCCTTTTCTTGGAGTTATGCTTCCTTATACCCCCATACACTTGGGGCTTATTAATGCTATTGATTCAGAAATGCTGGTTATGACCAGTGGTAATAAAAGCAGTGAGCCTATTTGTTATATGGACAAGGAGGCGATTTCAAATCTTAAGGACATTGCCGACTATTTTCTTATACACGATAGGGATATATATATAAGAACTGATGACTCTGTAACTAGAGAGGTTTTGGGCAGGGAGTATATAGTGAGAAGATCAAGGGGATATGTACCGCTGCCTATATATATTGATCTGGAAGGTAAGTCACTGCCTAGGATTTTGGCCTGCGGCGGTGAACTTAAAAACACATTTTGCATAACTAAAGGAGATGTCTTTTATATTAGTCACCATATAGGCGATCTGGAGAATTTGGAAACCAATAAATCCTTTGAAGAAGGTATAGAGCATTTTAAAAGAATTTTAGACACAGACTTTGATATAGCTGTGTGTGACCTGCACCCTGAATACCTGTCGACAAAATACGCAGCCGGCCTTCATAAGAAGCTGCATTTTGTACAACACCACCACGCCCATATCGCTTCATGTATGGGGGAAAATAATTTATCCGATGATGTTATTGGTGTTGCCTTTGATGGAACGGGATACGGAGAAGATGGGAATATATGGGGAGGAGAGTTCTTTATCGGTGGATACAGAGGTTTTAAAAGGGCTGCCCATCTTGAGTATATTAAAATGCCGGGGGGAGACATGGCTGTTAAAGAACCTTGGAGGATGGCTATTAGTTATATTTTAAGCAGCAGGAAGATTAATTATGATAGCAATGAATGCGATAAGGGAATAAATATAAATGGCCATGTGTTTTTAAAGGATGTAGATTATAGGGCACTAAGAACTATAGAGTTTATGATGGAGCGTGATATAAACTGTCCGCTGACATCAAGCATGGGAAGGCTATTTGATGCGGTTTCTGCTATTTTAGGCATCAGGTATAAAATCAGCTATGAGGGACAGGCTGCTATTGAGTTGGAGCAGATGGCTTTAGGGAGTGCTTGGGACAATGTGGAGCCTTATGGTTTTTCCATGGATTTTAAAAATAACGAATATATTATAAGCACAAAAGAGTTGATTAATGATATAATCAGCTCAGTTATAGATGGCGAGCAGTTAGAAAGAATTTCATTAAGATTCCATGAAACTATAGCACAAGTTGTTCTTCAGTGCTGCGGCAAGTTAAGGGAAGAATCCTGCCTTGACAAAGTAGCTTTAAGCGGAGGAGTGTTTCAGAATATTACGCTTCTTACAAGATGTATTAAGCTTTTAAGTGATAACGGTTTTCAAGTGTTCTTTCATGAAAAGGTACCTTCCAATGATGGAGGTATATCGCTAGGACAAGCCTTAATGGCGGCTATGGCCGATATTGAATAATAAATATGCAAAAATTAATGTTGCAAAATTATTTTATAATTTTGTTAAAAGGAGGAATTTATATGTGTCTGGCTTTGCCGGGTAAAATAATAGAAATTCAAGGTAAAATGGGCATCATCGAAATGATGGGTGTAAGAAGAGAAGTGTCACTGGAGCTTATTAAGGATTACAAGGCAGGGGACTATGTTCTTGTACATGCAGGCTGTGCTATTACCAAGGTTGATGAAGAGGAAGCCATTAAAACCATTGAGCTTTTCAGTGAAATAAGGGAGATGGAAAATGGATAATTTATTTACGGCTTTTAGAGATCCAAAGCTGGCAGCGGTTTTGACCGAGAAGCTTTCCATGTATAAGGGGAACACGATAAATATAATGGAGGTATGCGGTACACACACCATGTCTATTTCCAGATATGGCATCAGATCCCTGCTTCCTGAAGGTATCAATCTTATATCGGGGCCTGGATGCCCTGTTTGTGTGACACCTCTTTACTTTATAAATTCTGCAATCGAGCTGTTGGAAAATAAGGATGTTATAATAGCCACATTCGGAGACCTAATGAAGGTTCCGGGCAGCCATTCAAGCCTGCTTAAGGAAAAAGCAAAGGGAAAAGACATCAGGATAGTTTATTCTCCCATGGATTCCTTGAAGATAGCTTCGAACAATAAGGATAAAAGGGTTGTATTTTTATCAGTAGGATTTGAAACCACTACGCCTATTGCAGCTCTTACAATTCTCAAGGCCCATGAAGAGAAGATTGATAACTTTTCGGTGTTATCGGCAAACAAAACCATTCCAAATGCTTTAAAGATTCTGGCAATGGATAAGGATGTAGGGGTTCATGGATATTTGTATCCGGGACATGTCAGTGCCATAATAGGAACAAAACTATATGAAGAGCTTGCCTCACAGTATGGTATACCGGGAGTTGTTGCAGGATTTGAGCCGCTGGATATTTTGCACGGCATCCTTACACTGGTGGAAATTATCAATGATGATAGTAAAAAAGTAGTGAACGAGTATAAAAGGGTTGTATCTGAAGAAGGAAATACAGAGGCTGTGAGGGTTGCTGATAAGGTTTTTAGTGCCTGTGATTCGGTGTGGCGTGGTATCGGCAACCTGCCTCTCTCAGGTCTTTCCATCAGAGAAGAGTTTGAAACCTTTGATGCATGGAAAATATACAATCTAAAGCCTTATACTGCAGAAGAAACCCCTGGATGCAAGTGTGGGGAAATATTGAAGGGCAGACTTAAGCCAACAGATTGCAAACTATTTGGAAAAAGCTGCATACCGGAGAATCCTGTAGGGGCTTGCATGGTTTCCTCAGAGGGAACCTGTGCTGCATATTACAGATTTAGGGAGGTATAGCATGTCGGATATAATTACACTAGCTCATGGCAGCGGCGGTAAAACTACAGGGGATCTTATAAAAAATATATTTCAAAAGCATTTTAATAATGACATATTATCAAAAAACGACGATGCTGCATCTTTTATGCTGTCAGGAAAAGTTGCATTTACAACTGACTCTTTTGTAATAACTCCGGTGTTTTTTAAGGGAGGTAATATCGGAAAGCTTGCTGTATGCGGTACTGTGAATGACCTTGCAGCACTAGGGGCTACACCTTTATATCTAAGCTGCGGATTTATACTAGAGGAAGGACTGCCTGTTAAGGATCTGGAAGCTATTGTGGAATCTATGGGAAATACGGCAAGGGAAGCCGGTATCAAAATTGTTACAGGTGATACCAAAGTGGTTCAAAAAAATGCAGCAGACAAAATTTTTATAAATACATCAGGTATTGGAATAATTCCAGACGGAATAGACATTTCAGGCTATAATGCAGTGCCTGGCGACAGGGTAATAATTACCGGAACAGTTGGTGATCACGGCTGTTCCATATTATTGGAGAGAGAAAAACTAGATATATACGGGGATATATCCAGTGACTGTGCACCCCTTAACAGGATAATTGGAGAGATTTTATCAAAAACTACAAATATACATGTTATGAGAGACCCAACAAGGGGAGGGGTTGCAGCTACGTTAAATGAGATAGCACAACAGAGCAAAGTGGGTATAAAGCTTTTTGAAGATAGAATACCTGTGAAGGATGAGGTTAGAGGCGTATGTGAGCTTCTTGGCATGGACCCTCTGTATATGGCCAATGAAGGGAAAATGCTTGTTATAGTACCGGAGAGTTCGGTTGATACTGTACTAGGAGTACTAAAAAACGCAGCTTATGGCACTGATTCCTGTGTCATAGGTGAGGTGACATATGATCATAAAGGTATAGTTGTAATGAACACCCTTGCAGGAGGAAACAGGATTGTTGGCATGCCGGTAGGGGATCAGCTGCCAAGGATATGTTAATTAAGGCATGAATGAAAAGATTATTTTAAAAAATAAATAACCAATAATTGAATATTATAGTAATAATTTATTATACTAATACTTAGAGAATATATCACAGAGAAAGGTAGGTTTTATATGGATTATAAAAGTTCTGAAGAGAAAGTAGATATTATTGATTCGTTCAATGGCATAGAAGTATACAAGGTAATGGTAGATAAATTTAAAACCAACTCCATAAACATATTTTTTCAAGATAATCTTTCAAAGGAAAATGCAACAAAAAACGCATTGGTTCCTGCTGTTTTAAGGAGAGGCACCAAAAAGCACAAAACCTTTAAGGATATTGCATTGTACCTTGAAGAACTATATGGTGCTTCTTTTGATTGTGCTGTAAATAAAAAGGGAGAATACCAGCTTATACAGTTTTATATTGATCATGTATCCGATAAGTATACAGGCAGCGATACCAATCTTTTTGAAGATTGCACGAATTTGCTGCTGGAAGTAATCACTGAGCCTTTAGTAGAGAATGGGGCTTTTAAAAAGGATTACTTGGAGCAGGAGAAGGAAAACCTGAAAAAAATAATTGAAGGAAGAATGAATGACAAGGTTCAGTACGCTGTTGAAAGATGTTTTGAGGAAATGTGTAAGGGTGAGCCTTTTGAGATATACGAAAACGGTTCTATAGAGGATCTTAATAAAATACAGGAGGCTGATCTTTTCAATCATTATAAATACATATTGGAAAGCCTGCCAATGAAGGTATTCATATCCGGTGATGTGGATGACTCCAAAATCCAATCTGCCATAGCCAAGTTGAAAAATTTAAAAAGAGGCAATATAAAAGGTTTATCCCAACCTATAATAAACAAACCAAAAAAAGATACCAATTTTGTTACAGAGAAGCTTGACGTTTCCCAGGGTAAGCTTTCGATAGGTTTTAGAACCAATACTGCATCCCATGACAAAGACTATTACAGCCTGGTTGTTTGCAACAGTATTTTAGGGGGCGGTATTCATTCGAAACTCTTCCAGAATGTAAGAGAAAAGGAAAGTCTTGCGTATTATGCCTTTTCAAGGCTGGAGAAGTTCAAGGGTCTCATGATGATAAGCTGCGGTATTGAAGTAAGCAATAAAGATAAAGCCTATAACCTTATTTTGAAACAATTGGAAGAAATAAGACAGGGAAATATATCGGATTATGAGTACGATTCAAGCATAAAATCAATCAAAACAGGCCTCGAGTCCTTGAAAGACAGCCAGTTGGCTATAGTGGACTTTTATCTAAGCCAAAAAATATCCAATACTAGTGATACTTTAAAGAGTCTATATGAAAAATTCGAAGCTGTTACAAGGGATGAAATAGTTAAGGCGTCTCAGAAAGTAGAGATTGATACGGTTTATTTTCTCTCTTCTGAAAACCAATAAAAGTTTTCATCGGAATGTGTACACAACAAAGGGAAGGGATGATGGATAATGGAAATCAAAAAGATAGAGTATTCTAAAATAAATGAAGAGCTTTTTATGTATGAGCATGAAAGCGGGCTAAAGGCCTTTGTCATACCCAAAAAGGGGTACTCAAAAAAGCATGCGGCTTTTGCTACGTATTACGGATCAGTTAACAACAAATTTATAGCACCCTATGAAAACGATATAACATCCGTACCTGATGGCATAGCACACTTTTTGGAGCATAAGCTGTTCGAGCAGAAGGACGGCAGTGTCATGGACAAATTTTCAATGACAGGTGCCAGCCCTAATGCTTATACCAGTTTTACCCATACTGTTTATTTGTTTTCATGCACAGACAAATTTGACGAAAATTTCGACATGCTTTTGGATTATGTTCAAAATCCTTATATTACCGAGGAGAGTGTAGAAAAGGAAAAGGGCATAATCGGCCAGGAAATAAGAATGTATGAGGATGATCCCAACTGGAGAGCGTTTTTTAACCTTTTAGGGGCTTTTTACAAGGAGCATCCCGTTAGAATAGATATTGCTGGAACCGTTGAAAGCATAAGCAAAATAAATCGAGACAACCTTTTAAAATGTTATAATACTTTTTATCACCCGTCAAACATGGTGATCGTTGTGGTTGGGGATGTTGATCCTGAGGAAACTCTTAATAAGGTTGCCGAAGGGATAAAAAGCACCGAACACAAGCCTGAAATAAAGAGAATTTTTCCTGAAAGCCATAAGGGGATCAACAAGGACTATGTCGAGCAGAACCTATCAGTATCCATTCCTATTTTTCAAATGGGATTCAAGGATGAATTGCAGGGTGAAAAGGGATTTGACTCACTAAAAAGAGAAGTTGTAATAAAGCTGCTTTTGGAAATGATAGTGGGAAGAAGCTCTTCGTTATACAATGAGCTTTATGAAGAGGGCCTTATAAACAGCAGCTTTGATTCGGATTATACCATTGAAGAGGATTATGCTTTTTCCATGATTGGCGGCGAATCTGCAGAGCCTCTTAAAGTTAAAAACAAGATACTGGAGGAGATCAAGTCATTAAAATCAAAGGGCCTTGATAAGAAAAATTTTGACAGAATTAGAAATGCCATGAGGGGCAGATTCATAAAACAACTAAACTCTGTAGAGAAGATATCTCACCTTTTTATACCTGCTTATTTTAAAGGATCAATTATGTTTGATTATTTTGATGTATATGATAAAATAACCTTTGAATATGCAAATGAAGTATTTTTAAAACATTTTGATGAGGATAACTTTGCTTTGTCAGTTATAAAGCCGATTAAGGGGGATTAGGATGAACACTATTAGTTTTCCCGGGTTAGGGGATATCAGTTTTCAAATTGATAGAGTGGCATTCAGTTTATTTGGATTTAGTATACATTGGTACGGGATAATAATTGCGGCGGGTTTTTTACTCGCTGTAGTGCTGGGTATGAGGGCATGCAAAAAGCTTGGGATTGACCCTGATAATATAATTGATCTGGTGCTTTATGCGGCACCGGTTGCTATAATATGTGCCAGGTTGTTTTATGTAGTATTTAGTGGAGATCGCATTTACCTGGATGATCCCTTAGAAATAGTGAGAATTTGGCATGGCGGGCTTGCCATATATGGTGGTATAATTGGAGCGATAGCCACAACTTATGTTTACTGCAGAGTAAAAAAAATCAATGCACTAAATATTTTAGATTTCGGTCTTCCGTATTTTGCATTGGCTCAGGCCATAGGAAGGTGGGGAAACTTTGTTAACCAGGAGGCCTTCGGAAGTCAGACCAACCTTCCCTGGGGTATGACAGGAAATGTGATACAGGAGTATTTGAAAATGAATTATCCTGATATAAATCCTAATATTCCTGTTCATCCTACGTTTTTATATGAGTCATTGTGGAATTTGGGTGTGTTTGCTTTTCTCATATGGTATACAAAAAGGAAAAAGAATGACGGTGAAGTATTTTTGTTGTACCTGGTAACTTATGGCTTGGGCAGATTCTGGATTGAAGGTCTCAGAATGGATAGTCTCATGATTGGCCCGTTCAGAGTCTCGCAGCTTATAGCCTTGGGTTGTGCAGTTCTTGGAGCAGCAGCTTTTGTAGGCTTGAGGAAGATGAAAAAAGCATCTTTAGAAGAAGTTAGTGAGCCTAGCAGCTATAGTGCAATTTTGGAGGAACTTAATAATAAAAGCAGTGACGGTGAAGGTCAGGATAAGGATGAAGCCCCCAGCAAAAATTTAAATGAGTAGATATGATAAATAATATGGTTTTTTGGAAGTAAGGGTGACATGTATGTATTTTGTCGAAAAAACGAAAGGTTTGAATATAGTCAAAAACTTTGATTACCTTCTTTTTTCTGCAGTTCTTCTTCTATCAACATTGGGGTTCTTGGTTGTTAGGAGTGCAACTCTTACAAGGGCTGACGGCGGCTTAAGAATTATGATAAGCCAATTGGTGGGGCTTGGAATGGGCATAGCCATTGCACTTGTGATGAGTTATATAGATTATAAAGATTTTAAGCTATTTGGAAGCGGTTTATATTTAGTCAGCGTTATACTCCTTATAGTTGTTCTTAAATTCGGTTCAGGGGATGAATTGGGAAGCAGAAGCTGGCTTAACCTGGGGTTTGTGAAACTGCAGCCCTCGGAGGTTGCGAAGGTAGCATTCATAATGGTTGCTTCAATTTTTCTCGAAAGAATACTTGAGGGGCAGCGAAGAGGTAATTTTATTAAGTTGGCTTTTTACTCCTCCATAATTATTGGATTGGTGGTTATACAAAAGGACTTTGGGACAAGCATGGTTTTTTTGTCGGTTTTTCTGATTATGCTATTTATATGTAAGGTTCCGATGAAATACTTTATGACAATGCTTGCCTCGCTAATACCAATAGGGCTTTTTATGTGGTTTTTTATCCTGAATGATAAGAGAAAGGCCAGAGTAATTTCCTTTCTTTATCCGGAGCTTGATCCACTGGGCTCAGGGTTTAACGTTTTGAGATCAAAGTATGCCATAGGATCGGGACAGCTATGGGGAAAAGGGCTTTTTGAGGGAATACAGACCCAGAATAACATGGTTCCGGTAAAAGAATCGGATTTTATCTTTTCGGTTATCGGCGAGGAATTGGGATTTATTGGTGC
This window encodes:
- a CDS encoding FtsW/RodA/SpoVE family cell cycle protein, which codes for MYFVEKTKGLNIVKNFDYLLFSAVLLLSTLGFLVVRSATLTRADGGLRIMISQLVGLGMGIAIALVMSYIDYKDFKLFGSGLYLVSVILLIVVLKFGSGDELGSRSWLNLGFVKLQPSEVAKVAFIMVASIFLERILEGQRRGNFIKLAFYSSIIIGLVVIQKDFGTSMVFLSVFLIMLFICKVPMKYFMTMLASLIPIGLFMWFFILNDKRKARVISFLYPELDPLGSGFNVLRSKYAIGSGQLWGKGLFEGIQTQNNMVPVKESDFIFSVIGEELGFIGAIIIVMLLFFILVRCIYIAKNSRDKYGSIMVIGVAAMIAVHTFENIGMSIGLLPCTGIPLPFVSQGATNLVTNFMAMGIVLSVSARRKKVIFNSSQ